In Pseudomonas sp. DNDY-54, a genomic segment contains:
- a CDS encoding SoxR reducing system RseC family protein, with translation MIEEPGRVVAVEPGAVWVETQRVSTCSGCSARNGCGQGLMDRLGVRERRGLIRALSDLNLAVGDPVIVGIRESVLLRGAILVYLFPLIVLFASALVASKLSAVEPYVMLSGIAGFVVAWLIVRKRSQQTAGDPGLQPIVLRAMLATEG, from the coding sequence ATGATCGAAGAGCCTGGCCGCGTGGTTGCAGTCGAGCCCGGGGCAGTTTGGGTCGAGACGCAACGCGTCAGCACCTGCTCCGGCTGTTCTGCAAGGAATGGCTGTGGCCAGGGCCTGATGGATCGGCTCGGGGTTCGTGAGCGGCGTGGATTGATTCGCGCTCTTTCCGACCTCAATCTTGCCGTCGGCGACCCGGTCATTGTTGGCATCCGCGAGAGCGTGTTGTTGCGCGGCGCGATACTTGTTTATCTTTTTCCGCTTATCGTCCTGTTCGCCTCTGCATTAGTTGCGTCCAAATTGTCGGCTGTAGAGCCTTATGTGATGCTTTCGGGAATTGCCGGTTTTGTGGTGGCGTGGCTTATCGTAAGGAAGCGTAGCCAGCAGACCGCAGGCGACCCGGGCTTGCAGCCGATTGTGCTGCGAGCAATGCTGGCGACTGAGGGGTGA
- a CDS encoding MucB/RseB C-terminal domain-containing protein, with translation MRVIPLCVVLGGWLSMPAFAADADAWMQRLAAAEKKQSYQGTFVYERNGTFSSHAVWQLVDGQELRERLYQLDGPAAEVVLVNGKVQCAAEGLASQVRDAKPWHQKELDPKALSEWYDFQVIGESRVAGRPTVALAIRPQDQHRYGFELHLDRETALPLKSLMLDESGQLLERFQFTHFSPDSIEAADVAAGAECSPVSLEAEQQARSPEWRSDWLPDGFQLLDSNIRPSPASSETVTWLSYGDGLARFSVFLEPLHGAVVEDARSQMGPTVAVSKRISTPDGDVMVTVVGEVPLGTAERVALSMRSGVDQAAR, from the coding sequence ATGCGCGTTATACCGCTATGTGTGGTGCTCGGAGGCTGGCTGTCTATGCCGGCCTTCGCTGCTGATGCTGATGCCTGGATGCAGCGTTTGGCAGCAGCCGAAAAGAAACAGAGTTACCAAGGCACTTTCGTTTACGAGCGTAATGGCACCTTTTCGAGTCACGCAGTCTGGCAGTTGGTTGATGGCCAGGAGTTGCGCGAGCGACTGTACCAATTGGATGGGCCGGCGGCAGAGGTTGTGCTGGTGAATGGCAAAGTTCAATGTGCCGCTGAGGGCTTGGCATCTCAAGTGCGTGATGCCAAGCCATGGCATCAGAAGGAACTGGACCCGAAGGCCTTATCTGAATGGTATGACTTTCAGGTAATCGGCGAATCGCGGGTAGCCGGACGTCCTACCGTTGCATTGGCTATCCGCCCTCAGGATCAGCACCGTTACGGTTTCGAGTTGCATCTTGACCGTGAAACTGCACTGCCGCTCAAGTCCCTAATGCTCGACGAGAGCGGACAGCTGCTGGAGCGTTTTCAGTTCACCCATTTCTCACCAGACTCCATCGAGGCCGCTGATGTCGCTGCTGGGGCAGAGTGCAGCCCCGTTTCGCTGGAAGCAGAGCAGCAGGCCCGTTCGCCCGAGTGGCGTTCGGATTGGCTTCCAGATGGTTTCCAGCTTCTTGATTCCAACATTCGCCCAAGCCCTGCTTCCAGCGAAACCGTAACGTGGCTCTCGTACGGTGATGGCCTGGCGCGGTTTTCAGTGTTCCTAGAGCCCTTGCACGGTGCAGTCGTTGAAGATGCTCGCAGCCAGATGGGACCGACCGTGGCTGTATCCAAGCGTATCTCAACGCCGGACGGCGACGTGATGGTTACGGTTGTAGGCGAGGTTCCCCTGGGTACTGCCGAGCGAGTCGCACTGTCGATGCGGTCCGGGGTCGATCAGGCTGCACGATGA
- a CDS encoding sigma-E factor negative regulatory protein, with product MSREALHESLSAVMDNEADELELRRVLAADGETEMRSTWSRYQLARAAMHKELIEPRLDIASAVSAALADEPAHAAVKPQRFAWRNMGRLAVAASVTVAVLAGVRLYNQSDVAGPQIAQQAAQPSIAVPQTTQGPAVLAGYNGESSAPEAQTAGAQVSADGWHEKRLPAYVRQHAQQAAFGSGSESALPYARAASMEDR from the coding sequence ATGAGTCGTGAAGCCCTGCATGAATCGCTGTCCGCGGTGATGGATAACGAAGCGGACGAGTTGGAACTACGTCGAGTACTCGCCGCAGACGGCGAAACCGAGATGCGATCGACCTGGTCGCGCTATCAGCTCGCACGTGCCGCAATGCACAAGGAATTGATTGAGCCTCGTCTGGATATCGCGTCGGCAGTATCGGCGGCGTTGGCCGATGAGCCGGCACATGCCGCAGTTAAGCCACAGCGTTTTGCCTGGCGTAATATGGGCCGTCTCGCTGTTGCCGCATCGGTAACCGTGGCTGTGCTGGCAGGCGTGCGTTTATATAATCAGAGTGATGTTGCTGGTCCTCAAATCGCGCAACAGGCGGCTCAACCTAGCATCGCGGTGCCACAGACCACTCAGGGGCCAGCTGTGTTGGCTGGTTATAATGGTGAGTCGTCGGCGCCCGAAGCCCAGACAGCAGGTGCTCAAGTGTCGGCCGATGGGTGGCATGAAAAGCGGTTGCCGGCATATGTTCGTCAACATGCTCAGCAGGCCGCGTTTGGTAGCGGCTCTGAAAGCGCGCTGCCCTATGCTCGTGCTGCCAGCATGGAAGATCGTTAA